The genomic segment NNNNNNNNNNNNNNNNNNNNNNNNNNNNNNNNNNNNNNNNCCTCAATAATAGTCTATCATCATAATAAAAGCCCATTcactataaaaatagatataatcaTTGTTAACTAATTGTATTTctcctaaatatataataatatcttataccttgaataataatttcttgTATGTTTTGAGGTTCCTTTGGATTATGATAACTTCGATGGTTTCTAATGGTACGTTTAATATAAGCTTCCTTAGGCAATTCAGCTAAAATATCTACTGCGACATTTTCGATTGCCTCGGAAAATATTTGACCGGGAGTATCGTTTGACgctaaagcttttttttttatctttctttGAATTTTTATGGCAGCTatagctataattaataattattgttaatattgattaacaggtacatattatattatatgatattgttatgtaaatatttatttatttatttataagtaaatagaaTCTAATATCATTGTATCCGAGTACTCGACAAAAGTCTAGTATAAAAAAGTTCCAAATACCTTCCTGGTATTCATATCGAATATTTGGGTTCtttcagttatttataattttaacatttatttttcaataaaatactatttatacctagtattttaaatttttaataatataaatagtgatACGAGTACTCGATTCAAAGCGAGTACTCGTAGTtacaagtacaaaaaaatttttagttgAGTCGAGTCGAGTACTCGAACTCGACTCgaaaatttttccaaagtcGAGTACTCGTCCAACACTAGTAtgtaatgtaacaatatagtatgtaaaaacaatgttattgtatattaaaataaagtttaccaTTTTTATCTGTAGAACGATTATGTTCGTGGATTTCTCTTGGATTTTTTATTGTGTGGgatgtttttaaaatagctGGACATTTGAATGAACTAAATTTTGAACATCTCCatctaataaaatactttttgacgTACGTACATAAAATCTTTGAAACAAACTTTATCATTTCCATGAGtggatttaattatttcaataacactATTCATTTCAAAATTCTTCAACACTCTTTACAACATTATGTGGAAACTAGAGAAGTATACTGACCGTCTAAGGTGTATTGTaccgtaataatatatcgttagcAATATTGACGGCCCGCGAAaccaccaataatatttttctagacTAGTAAGTTCAAGAAATGTCgtcaaattatttgttaatcatACTATAATGATTTCAATACGTCGCGATAATGTCTTTATCTGTCTAAAATGCGATTACGTCTGTCATGCGTCCTGGACCGAAACTAATTTGTCAGTCGGTACCTATTATATCGTAATCGCAATCGCATTTATTTAGAGGACGTTACCccaacatattttgttgtctcCATTTAAGATGCacagttaaatataagtaaactTAGCAAACACAACGAAGCAAACTTAGGGGATTTTTTATCCGGGGGATTTTTTATCCGGGGGTTTTttccggggattttttttccgaatacgggtgtactaaagtgttcgtttttcgacctctttaggacatatagcgctcccggtggtgacgactatctttagtaaaattttcaatcaagttttcaaacaagtgacgaccCTTATAAATACACCTTGGTACAAAACATGTATGTGGCTTTACAGAATATGTTTTTAACGTTTTAGCTCTTTCACATACAACACAGTATCGGTTTCGTAAtccaataaacaatattttcttcGAACGAAATTCAATAATCGCAGCCAGTGCCGCAACTTGGTACATATTGGTGGGTGTGCGACCAATAAATAGAGCCCAAGTATAGAGGCGCAATTATAGTAGAGGGGGAGGGGGCTTTAGCACTTCCCCCCCCTGNNNNNNNNNNNNNNNNNNNNNNNNNNNNNNNNNNNNNNNNNNNNNNNNNNNNNNNNNNNNNNNNNNNNNNNNNNNNNNNNNNNNNNNNNNNNNNNNNNNNNNNNNNNNNNNNNNNNNNNNNNNNNNNNNNNNNNNNNNNNNNNNNNNNNNNNNNNNNNNNNNNNNNNNNNNNNNNNNNNNNNNNNNNNNNNNNNNNNNNNNNNNNNNNNNNNNNNNNNNNNNNNNNNNNNNNNNNNNNNNNNNNNNNNNNNNNNNNNNNNNNNNNNNNNNNNNNNNNNNNNNNNNNNNNNNNNNNNNNNNNNNNNNNNNNNNNNNNNNNNNNNNNNNNNNNNNNNNNNNNNNNNNNNNNNNNNNNNNNNNNNNNNNNNNNNNNNNNNNNNNNNNNNNNNNNNNNNNNNNNNNNNNNNNNNNNNNNNNNNNNNNNNNNNNNNNNNNNNNNNNNNNNNNNNNNNNNNNNNNNNNNNNNNNNNNNNNNNNNNNNNNNNNNNNNNNNNNNNNNNNNNNNNNNNNNNNNNNNNNNNNNNNNNNNNNNNNNNNNNNNNNNNNNNNNNNNNNNNNNNNNNNNNNNNNNNNNNNNNNNNNNNNNNNNNNNNNNNNNNNNNNNNNNNNNNNNNNNNNNNNNNNNNNNNNNNNNNNNNNNNNNNNNNNNNNNNNNNNNNNNNNNNNNNNNNNNNNNNNNNNNNNNNNNNNNNNNNNNNNNNNNNNNNNNatttatattaaaatattttgagcgttaaaatcacgaaaatttgcaaattattttgatttagaaaatcataaaaagttttaaaaatgtaatatcaaatTCGGCATTCGGGAAATTTCATAAGATTTCCtacctacaacaaaaaaaaatctaccgGAGAGTCAAACCAAGTCTTTACtagaataacaacaaaattacaaatattaatttatatattcattatttaccgCTCCAGAATGTGCGTCGTATTTCGTTTTGTAACTCCGCTTGCTCCACTGACCATCAGCAATAACTGGGCACATTGGTGTACCATCGCAATCGATATCACCAGCCTGGCAGCCTCTAATGCTAAACGCTTTTCTTCTAGACCAGCCTTTTTCATTGCGTATTAAGCAATCTCTTTCACTTCATCGCTCAAAGTTTCAGCTATTTTCACGTATGTTGTATGTGTCATTCATCAATACATGGAAGATCTAAACTTGCTGAAAATTCGGCCACTTGAGTGTGTCCTATTCCTATCGCATATATACCACTGACAACTGCTTTATTGATTGGTAGGTATACACCCCAGGTCTTTTTTTTCCGATTCAATTTTAGTGaacatattacacattttacacTTAAATATCCACGAGGAAAAATACCCTGAACGAActtcttttaaaaatacacaatcaATAAAGTGCAACCCATGCCATGATTACCATTTCTAATTTGGTCAAAAATGTGCATTGCATCAACTATTCTTCGACCTCCAgcgctaaaaataaaaaagaacacTAGTAGGTATTAACAACCTACTTTAGAGgtatcttgtattcaattttgaagTCTTTCATTTATTACTAGGTAACCTGTTTTCCTCAACTTCATGGGTGGGCTGGGATATTCTTTCACTTTCaataacatcaatatttttttcaaaaacaacatttaaatcaGGCAAAATAGTGTTTgagctaaaattataattacatttttaaattttaatcaataacaaagacttttaaaataataagacttACTTTACAGAAATTGAACATTCTGGAGTATTTGAATTACTCAAAACAGTATCTGAATCATTCCAAACCTCACTTGCTGGAACATTTATATCAATACTCAAATCAAGGAAAATAGTGTTTgagctataattataattcaatttttaaatttttaaaataataagacttAGGTACTTAGAagtaaaacttcaaaaataaaatataaaaaaattataatattatatacctacttaaattgtatattttttagattttttggttacagtacgaacctagttttaaatttccaaataaagttctaaataaatgtaaaaatttgtaaacatttgaacttaTAATGCTAATACaaaaaactgttattaaaacaacttatgaggaacatCGTATTCAATTTACAATTCATCGTTtacaattttgcataaaaaaaaacgatttatgcaaattttgtttgtattattacaataaaagttagttttataaaataattctgaaaatgATTAATTAAGTGTCTAAAACCTGGGTTAACgtaatgtaggtaattaattctCTTAagtctataattaattatttttcatatgatCTTATTTGTTTCACAGTTCAgtgattactaatttattataataacaacagtcAACAACAACAAAGTAAGTATATGATCGTTCAATATTTGTGAATgctatttattcttattaaaagtttatatattactagctgatcctgttACCAGTGGCGGGCTGaacttcaatttaaaatgacgcattttcataattatgtacttatcaCCACCGCCACcatcctatttttacttataacaaagttatgatgttaataaaatatgatcaaaagagccaagaggtcaggctttagcatgtaattctgcGCCACAGTCCTGGGGTGTCACCACCTcctttgaaaagttgacgcGACTGCGTCAAAATCGACCACTTCGGCTCGCCACTGCCTGTtacacttcgttgcccattaaaaatgccaactctataatatgaataatatgttttacatattaccatggcaaccatttatatacaaaaaaattccatcggaaatctcaaacaTAGAGTAATATActcaaaaagtaatattttttataacattatttattatttatttaataacataaagtaatattactcaatgatctcaaaataatatataaatggttgccatggtaatatggacacacagacagacagacagacatacattcatttttatatattatatagatatttattaaaattaaaataatgcaataaaattttttataaattctgacaaaaatgaaattaacttAAAGATATACTtaactaataacttaaaaaaatctctcaaattaacaataaaaaaaaaataaaaccaaatagtAATCGTAAACATTATTCTCATTATTTTACATATCCCTCGTACACTTCAATATTGCCTCTACATAATGGACATGTATTAAACCCTTCCTCTATTAATCTTGTAATGCAAGTATTGCAAAATGTGTGGCGACATGGCACTATAGTGACTGTTACCACTTCTTCGTAACAAATAATGCATACTTCTAAAAtcactgaaaaaataaatcattattaattataattttaaaaagtttaaaatttcaataattattttaacttacttTTATTGACGGGAATCGGATTTTAATTCGGCACAGGTGGGGGAATACGTGGTTCTAGTTCTAaaagcaatatttattttactactagGTAGaagaaattctataaaaaacttttattagttGCAGGTCATAATATTACCTTCTTCAATATTTGCAAAAAATTCTCTCGGGTTCAAACGTCCTCTACCGTTGCCTTGTACACGATGACCACGATTTCCTAAAGTATAAGGGTtttaattttgagttattttaaagttttaaatttacctCTTCTACGCACACCCCTCTGGTTTCTAGCATTTTGTACAGCCATTGCAGGTACTTCAACCATCGGTGGTTGTACCGCCACTGCTGGTTGTATAGCCATCTGTACCACTTCAGCTATTGGTGGTTGTACGGCCGGTCGTATTAATGGTGGTAATGGCATCGGTCTTAACAACAGTTGAGGGGGCCTCTGTGGTAATTGCCCTGGAGGTATAGCATTTAACCCTTGAATAGCAAGCACTATAAGCAAAAagttaataaagtaaatataataacttataaataattaagttttgataataaattacttgGTTGAAAATCCGGTTCACCAATCTCATTTCTTAAGATTTGTTCACTGGtgtaagaaacattttttaagaaatcTTGCAGATTGTATGTTCCATTTTCTAAATTAGCCCATCCATTTCTTATAATTGCATTATTCCTCGGATGCATTCTATAACTACTTCGTCTAACCagttaattactaataaaatacatgTTAAATTACTTAGTAGATTACTTAGTAGATTGGAAATAGTGTGCAGTATTTTGCTATACAATGAATCGAGTGTTTATAGTTTTTGTCTGTagactttttggtattgaaattATAAGTGTTGGGTTTTTGGGTGCAACCTTTTTAATCTGCGCCTAATTATTTGACGCCTATATAacgtaatatacctattgtatgaGCCttagtatatgtataggtaggtagactGAATTCTAGATATATGGAGTTGAATTCATATgccataaaatacaatacctatcattacatttataatcaatgataataccaAGAATTCGGTACTTCTGGCATAACATACATATTACGGCGGAATTACGGAACACACCTGCTGTAGACAGTGTTGAGTGTCGACAGCGGCGCACAAAACCCTCGAGTGGGAACTAGTGAAGGGggaataaaataatctttttttaccGTATAGTCACTATACTATAGTGTAtaccagggatgggcaactcaaagtaactagcgggccacttttaagtactttaaaatctagctggccgcagtgcataggagaaagcaaaaaaaaaaggtccttcaaatttactaacatttattttttacgtttttcagcggacatttttaaaataatcactacaaaatacgaaaataatagtataataaaattatatgaagtaatttgaaaatgtagcgcgggccagataaaaaatgtacgcgggccgccagttgcccatccctggtgtataagataaaaatatatcatacacaATGGTTtacttatacagtatacaacatattatttatatattagtcaataatatacaatttaatgaaagTGTGGGacctttaaaatatctatatatgcCACTGGTATATCATGATGGTATGATGTTACGGGTACCAATACTGCTAAATTAAACTATGTCCTATAATAATACCACTGATTCAGAAAAACAATACCAATCGgcaatttaatactataaattctTGTCGGAAACAAAGCTATAATAAAccaaatacctataatgtaatcTCATAAAGTGTAAacctacacaaaaataaaaaaacttaattattaggtaggtaggtatgtatgatttataatattgaattttatcttatattcaataatttataatttcaaaaataaagtataagcACAGAATAGGTGAAAACACAGTCTATTGTAGACagtggtattataaattataatgtatagtctGGTAAACGTATAGtcgtatacttattatttacgtattacTTACGTATTAACCTATTATGTTAATTAGTAGCTGGTATTTAGATACATTCTACGTATTTCAactatattagaataaataccTCCTTACCTATGTGCGCttgaaacaatttattaagatttaacatgaaactttatttatttaatatataatatttattgtaaatttgtacatgttaatttaatacacaaaatgtactataatataaagtgtACAGTACATttgggtatttttaatttatataatactttaaaacaaCAATTAGTAACAGCACTGTTACGAACACCTagttattaactacctattaagGACAATTAAGATAGGTAAGCATTTTTCCACAACTGTTGTCGAAGacgtaataagttataactgagtATCATAGGGGTCTTTACCCTGAGGCCCTATAGGGCCCCCGACATGttgatgttttcaatttttcatgtacatttttttttgtttccaaaGGGGCTCTTAAACTATGTATGCCCAAGGGGCCCTTGCAAAGCAAAGGACgggtattattttgaatatgtatGGCCGGCCGTTCATTCCATATACACGATTCGTGTTCGTCAagtacaatattcaatattaaaatcaatatagttTTGTGGATCTTATGCTATATAAAAGTATAGTGCTAATTTCAacaaatctattttaattaaccCTCCAAAAAAACACAATCCTTAGAGATTCCTATAACAATATAGGTGTTAGCGATAATTGTCGGTCGACCGCGCGGCGACACTGACGCGTGCCTtacccatagacctataaactaatggactaGGCATAGAGAGAGAGAAACTTGGCGTCAATATGAAAATAAGAGAGAAAAAAGACTGTGGGGGAAAAACAGTGTTcccaatattcaaaaaaaaaattatggtgctagattttatttttaatagaccTATAAACCAAGTAGTACtatttataaacctatatatatataggtttatttttaatttagcttATATGTCTATGGTTTGTTGTGTAATTAACCGGACATCGACATTACGTAAACGTACCTACTTGTGCttacatttgtttttgtttttgtattttttaacatacaaaATGGTTAAAACTTGTTCAGTTAAAGGGTGCAACTCCAAACCTGGTCAAGGTATTAAGTTTcacagatatttatttttatagtacacattttaaaaaaatcaaaaaacttgtCAAACAACAATTAGGCCTACATTTTTTACACTATtagttatgtttaatatttttctaaatttttagaCTTCCAAAAGGTGATACTTCTAAGGAATAGATTAAATTTCTTGAAAAAAGTAATCCATTTTTAAAGCTTACAAAAACTTGTACACTCTGTGAGTTACATTTTCATCCTGATTTAGACTATGAAATAACAGCTACcagtttatttaaaacaaaacaactaaaaaaaaatactgtaccAAGTATTTTAATGTCAAGTaagttaaaatcattaaatgttgataaaaaaatggttaaatatactataagaactgtataataaaaaatatttaaacatttaagctGCACATAGATCATTATTTTGTGAGTCAAATACTGATTCTGATTATAACGCAGTGGAAGAAGTAGTGACATTGTCAATATCAAATTAACTTGCTGAACCATTGGAATCTTTAGACTGTTCAATGTCAGgtaagacaaataataatattgtttttgttcattttaatacctagtacctatggttaaatgtattataagaactatataataaaaaatgtttaaacattttagctGCACGTAGATCATTATTTTGTGAGTCAAATACTGATTCTGATTATAATGCAGTGGAAGAAGTAGTGACATTGTCAATATCAGATTCAATATCCTATAGTTAagttatgtttttacttttttaggtATAACAGGAGAAGCACTAGACACAGTCCTTATTTCAACTGCAGCCACTTAACAGGATGTAGTAGAAATGATAGCAAGTAAAGAAAAGTCGTCATCAGATGTATCTGTTAATAAGTAAGTTTTATGAATTCATAACATAaagtagcatattatataatatgtattagttatataaatgtACCAATTCTAGAACATTTATCTTTGatttctgtttaaaatattaattgacaattgtgtttttaattcacataaaataaaattaagaaaataattaaacacaattaatattttaaacagaaatTAAAGATAACTGTCCTaggatgactgatagctagacactcaaactcagaatccgaatttccgatttcaacacacacactccagaaccggacatacacgcccggggcgtcgtctgcgatcctcggattgcctacctggctggctgtgtcgtacgatcgacttgaatcgcgtgacttacgactagacactcttccaagttcaaaaattaccgcttaaccagtgctgccaacacgacaaaacacaatacccgacggtcccgcgttcccgccgcaggccggaTCAAAAAACCCAGCATCGCCGACGCGGTCTTTTCACCCGAGGTGAAACGACAAAAAAACCGCtgcccacacagtctttccgccgcaggcgggatgacaaatGCCCGAAtctagtcttatactataaaacgtaaaaataaaagtgttctgtGTGTAGATTCGGGtcgtttgtcatcccgcctgcggcggaaagactgtgtgtGCGGTGACGCTTCTTATCTCTACAACAGATGAAATAACTTAgagcatttaattttttcatagtcaagctaaaacaaaaaaaaaattatacattttacctaaTGGGAaatattcagtaggtacctactacctaccttattattttaaagtttataataaaataaatatgcataatatataaatatagtcacttaggttataggtataggATGCTAATAATGACGAGTTGGtcagagaaaacaaataggtaggtaccttgtaCCTAATGCGTTGATAATATCCTCTTAACTATAAACTATACTTTAACAAATATTCATAAACACATAATGTTTATAACACACTTATGTTAGACTCATtgatgtataattgtataacgacaaataacaataccattataattacgttaatattgaaaatactacAAATATTAGGAAAGTTAGGTTTgctatatactttttataatataataagttaagtAGGTAGCTATAAACTCATAACCATCAGTTATGtcacaagaaaaataaaatagatatttgaaCACCTAAACATTGAATAACAAGTAACGGCCATTGGCAATGCACATGTACTCGATATTTTAACCGATTaaaccatgtaaaaataaataaatttaaaatataatataaaataggtactcacCAGTCACCGAATTACAGCAAATTATAGATGTTGGATTATTCGctaaataggtagtaataatatatagtattaaatattgtacaaccGTGTACAACGCAAtggtaaaatgataataaatcgtAAAAACTGGACAAATTGTCACACAGACGGCAGACCAGCGATCACAAAAGTCAAGAAAACACAGACGACACCACAGTCACAGTCTGCAACGATACGACAGTCGACAGTTCACGAACACGGACTTACACGTTATTGCTTATCGTAATATCGTATTCAGTCGTCCCGCATCCGTATTTTATGAGGAGTGGGTCGGGggattcaatatattttcaatgcaatattataatattagattatcaATAACATGGCCATTTCACGGTTTCACCACTAATTTTAGATCGATAAACTGGTTATCACTTATCTACACGATAACCGTGGCAAACACAcagatgtgtataataaattattaatagttattatatctaTCTGTGGGCACGGACGTACATACGTATGTATCTGTGGGTAAACACCAAACGGTATCGAATGTATCGACCTCCGAATATGGTGTAATTCATAGATAATAGTATCTATGgtgtatttgtaataataataataatttttttttatttttattattatttattgatttacaaaatacaagattattacataaataagatattacataaatacataatatagtgtacaatGCATAATGGGCCTCACTGAGCAAGCTCGTGAGAATTAACGTTGACTGTTCAGTGAGTACTGAGTACTACTCAGTAGTCATAACTAAATAAACTTGTAAGTACTGAGTAGTGACCACTGACATACGATAcgtctaatattgaataataactataaattaagtagtaattatcatatactttgtttattagaaACGACTTAATATGTTGGCTTTATTGGCATGGctccggtcaatacaataatcctGCCAGATGAGGTTATCGATGAACttagcatccaaaaaaataggaAACGGGATTTTgtgttataactatttattttattttgtttatcgtattaaacacgggattagcgttagtatgaatttataataaatgctattaggttatactatacaatttgtgttaattcttatttcgcCTTGATACACATATTAACCTCGAAaagttagaggattttaaaaatgtatattatgtacgtatttatgggtgtacctattattatatatttcatccccccccccctagcaaaattcctaaatatgccactagttagttttgatattggGGTGAATAGAcctatatcaaaactaacagcacattattgaaatttgaaactatAGTCAAGGAAAATTTGCTATATCGATATATCGTACGCGAGAACAAATGCataggtaaataattgtttattataaccgacttagacacttagggcccgttttacaatcatagtttaaattttaccagtcgaattccgcggtttaacattattttaactattgtaatacggacccttataaGATGACGCTACACCGCGggtgttgtttctgtcttacacacgcacgacataggaaaTGGTCGTTCACTATCTCAATAGTGAGCTATTAGtttgatattatagtgaatcaacctattatcaaacttttaggtaagaacattatttgggtcttagagtgggcgatttttcgatattttcatttttgagaaaaataagggtatgtgaaatatcaaaaattaaaaatgctcatatctcgcttgaaaattaaaatattaaaaatcgcccacgctaagacccagaaaatgttcttaactaaaagtttgataataggtcgtttcaccatcaaaaccaacagcacactattgagaatagtgaacaatttggtatgtcgtgc from the Acyrthosiphon pisum isolate AL4f chromosome X, pea_aphid_22Mar2018_4r6ur, whole genome shotgun sequence genome contains:
- the LOC107883713 gene encoding uncharacterized protein LOC107883713; its protein translation is MHPRNNAIIRNGWANLENGTYNLQDFLKNVSYTSEQILRNEIGEPDFQPMLAIQGLNAIPPGQLPQRPPQLLLRPMPLPPLIRPAVQPPIAEVVQMAIQPAVAVQPPMVEVPAMAVQNARNQRGVRRRGNRGHRVQGNGRGRLNPREFFANIEEELEPRIPPPVPN